The window TCAATAAACCTAGTTCCAAGGCTAAATAATTTAGCCTTGGAACAGCCTTAAAATGCTCATACAGTACTTGGCTCGAGGAGAAAGCAGTTTGACATTGTACACCTGCACAATAGCAATGACCTCATCCtttagagctgtgtgtgtttttctgagaTGTTATATTGGCTTAGCTGTTCGTGTAGAACAAGTGATGAGGCTGTACTGCTGTTTATTAGAATTGTTGTTAGCATGAGAGGTGAATTGCTGAATCACctacacataaaaaaaactacagCAATAATGTAGATCCATCCATGAAGTAATCACATTGTGTTCTCTTGGATGTTTTGACCACCACTCTCATCATGACAGAAAACACCATTCTCTCCCCAGCTGTGTGTGAGCTCTGTGTCAGAACAGGGGGAAAAGATTAAAGGGAATTAGAATTGGAGAAATTGCCTAAGCACCTGGTTTTATCCCTTTGCTAATCTCCAAAAACCTGCCCTCAGTACAACTAAAATGTCATGCAATACTACTGTCTCTGTTAAACCACTGCTCCTGACAGAATATAGCTGCAGGTCACTGGAAGTGCCTCAGTGTTATCATTACATAAGCAGTGAGAGGATGGATTATTTTATGGGAGGCTTGTCGTTTTTTAGACTTCTTTGCTGTGAGATTTACTGTACCTTACTGGTGGTCTTTGCTATAGGCCTTTCCCTTGAGATCACAAGAAATGTTTCTGTAATCTGTTTGCCTTATGTAACACACCTTTTGCATGCCTTGAaacaaatgtttacaaaggtgAATCACAAAATCCCAGCCTGGCATCGCCATACCTGATCTGTCTGGTTCCAAGGCTAACACCTTTCACTGCACCTGCTTGAATGTCTCTACAAACCGAGATTCAGACAGCTTGGTCTTGAAAGAGGTGGTTTGACCTAAGAAGTAGAACTTATGAATGGCAATTTTCTCTCATGACTGCCTCTCCTCTGGAAGAAGATATTGAGTTGTAGCAACTGACAACATCCTCTTGACATTACATAAAAAGATTAGATTGAATCTTATTCAATCTCAATCCAATCCTGAACCTGCATTGGAAGTTTGCATAAAGATTAAACTACAATTGTAAGACATTATAGAATGTCTTCTCCAGGGCATAAACTCAGAAGAATTGATTTATTTTCCTTGGCAtcattgtttgtgtctctgAAGGATTAGCTGTCCACTCATCTCTATCCGTTCCCATGTTCCCTGACGTCATGATCTAACGTTGTTCCAGTTCTGATGGCTTTTGTTCTATCCTAGCGCTGCAAACATGTTTTTGGGGGTTCTCACATTCTCACAGCCTGTTTAAATCTACAAGTTTATATTTTATCTCTCACACCACAGTGCATGAAAACAACAATATAAAgccaaaaaaacattcatgttttGCACAGATTTGCTTGAAGTAAATGGCAGCATGCCAAGTGAGTTTAGAAACCCCAATTCACATTAATGTGTTTGTTCTGAAATTGTCAAAGAGTTCTGTTCTGTTGAATCAAAGAGATAAAGCCTTTGTCCCATGTCCCTCTTTGTTTGAGCCTTTTGTGCACGCCCATAGCTGGCTACACAGTCCAAATCCAGATAAACCTAAGAGCCCAGGAACGCTGATCATCACTGATGTTGCTGCTAGATACCAGTGCAGTAAGTTTCCAAGATCTGCAACAGGACTGTAAGAGTTGTATTATGGTAACTCTAACTGTACTCTCTAACTGTGAATGTCACTGTGCTATGACACTATGCTACTGTGCATGCTAAACGTAGAAGATTCTGGTTTATTTAAGTAACAGGTGGCCCAAAGATTATATATGTTAACTAGAACAGCAGATGTGACCATGATGACACATTTCATGTTTTGAATTGCACTTTGTTAGACATGGAGTTTCCTCCAATTTTGCTAAGATTTAAGATTTGCAATAACGAAGACACTTTTTACTTTGAGTTTCTAAGAAGATTTATTGAGAATACAGGGGTCAGGAGATTTGATCAGGTATATGGAATACCTCATATGAATCTCTTTCAGTTTGTGcctgagaagaggagagctgaTGCAAACAGATAAGGAATCCATCATGGTTCATGAGTGAAGTTAGTCCTTGAGTGTCACACAAGTAAGTTGTTGGAATTCACTTGGATTTTCCCTCTTGACTTGACTTTTTCATCTCACAACAGCAAGGGTAAAAACAATGAAAACCTACAAAATACATATCAAAGTAAGTATCGGTCCCAAAGgtatttttctttcctttgggACCGAATCAAGGAGAAGGAAATCTTCTACACTACAACGTCCACACACTATGTGTTTGCAGTGTGGCTCAGTGACTGTCTGAGGTTAGTTGAGTCCTGTGGTGTCCCACTCCCAGTGTAGTGAGGGCTGGTCGGTGGCCAGAGCAGCCCTCAGACAGCCGTTCTGCTCCTCCAACACAGACTCCACAAACACCACGTGTCTGGTGCTCTGGGATTTGGCCACATCCCTTTGGCCCAACGAAGGGGAAAATATAGacgagagggtggaggggtcatgAGTCGAGACGGGCATGCCTGGGGGGAGAGGCTGTTTGCAGCAACCACAGCGACAAGGGGTCAGATAGAGGTACATGAGGATAAGGACCAGGGTTACCACACAGCCCAGTAATGTGGTGTAGCCTGTGCTGAACGAGTCCACAGTGGCTCGCACTATGGTCACATTCACCTCCCTGGTGGCGTTGAGCATATGTTTATAGTCCAGAGCCGTGCACACGTACATGCCGGAGTCATTCATCTTGGCTGCAGGGATCTCCAAGGTGCCATTAGGGAAGAGGCTAATGAGGCTGTTATTAGTGCTGAGGGTGATGTACTCCTGGTTAGGTGAGAGCCATGTAAATGAAAGTTCTTTCCCTTTGACGGAGGTTTGACAGTCCAGgcgcaccctctccccctcgtaCACAACCAGACTGGAGATCAGCACAGTCACGGGCAGGGAGACTGCCCGCCCCAGGGTGCAGTTCTGGAAGAAGTGGGAGTGTTTAAGGAAACGGATGGCAGCACGCGGATCCCCATAGATCAGGCAGGTGAGATCGTCCATGAAGTCCTTCACCGAGTCGAAGCCCCTCTGCTCCCAGTGCCAGAACACACCATACATGGAGCAGTCACATGCCAGAGAGTTGTTCTGAAGGTACAGGCCTTTCTGGACCGATCCTGGCAGAGCCTTCACATCCTCCCAGGGCAGTGCTGTCATGCGGTTAGAGGACAGGTCCAGCATGGTGAGGAAGGGATGGCTGTGGTCCTGGATGGAGAAGAAGGGAAAGTCTGTGATCTGGTTGAGGCTGAAGTAAGCCTTCTTTAGATTCCCCAACCCTCTCAGCATGCCACTCTCCACACGTATGATCCTGTTGTTGTAGAGTAGCAGCTCCTCTAGCCTCCACAGCCCCTGAAAGTAGTGCTGCTCCACCACATGCAGCTTGTTGGAGGAAAGGTCCAGATGCCGGAGGCTGGAGGCATTGTGGAAGACATCTGAGCCCAGGGTGGTGAGCTGGTTGTGGGCTAGGCGAAGGGTGTCTAGCCGGGGCAGGCTGGAAAAGCTGCCTGAGCCCAGCCATGCCAGGCGGTTGTAGCTGAGGTCAAGTGTGGAAGtggtggggggcaggaggatAGGCAGTTTGGTCAGGCTGCTGGAGCCACAGCTGACAGAGTCTGCTGTACAGAGGCAGATGGAGGGGCAGGTCCCCTCAGAGCAGCccagcaggaggaggcagagcagCACCACAGCACTGTCAGGACCCAAACCCTGGGTCATCCTGCTCTGGTCCTAGTTCCCCGAACAGTGTTTATCTCTGCCTGCTAAAAATGCATTGATACAAATGTCATGACAGATACAGGGCCTTTGTTACAAATCGACTCCAAGCACTGTGTACCATGTGCTTGATATTTCTAGACTTTTAAGGAAAATCTTACAATCTAACCCTAATGAATCCCTACAAATTTACAACTAGTACTAGACACTTaaaattaaataattaaatattaGTGGGGATGATGGTCATTAAAATTTCATAAGTACTAAAGTAATTGCCACACTAGACACAGATTCCAAAGTCATTAAAGAATGTAATGAGTTTTACCTCTTGGCTTCAAGACAATGTCTCATCGGCAGGAAGTAAGGTGACACAGAGCTCACAATTGTCACTGCAGAATACTTGAGAAAGAATGGCACCAACTGAGTCATTCCCGTTCTGAATGTGGTGAGAATGACTAATGCCACGccaagagaggagagcagcagcCGTGCCTCAAAGTGTTCACACTTTCAAACCAACAAGTTCTCTCTTGCACCTTGATGTCCTAAACGAGCAGCCAAAACAACACTTTTACTTTCTGGTGGATTTTTCTTCTGCTTAAACATGCATTCCATCGGTCTTCTACACAGTTGTCTGAGAGCCACAGAGTTGTATTTGGATCCCCTTCACCAGGCGCTGTATTATAGAGACAGAATGTTCTAGTCTCCACTCATTGCTGTCCGGTCAGAAAGtttctctgatatctctctccctgccctggcTGAGAGCAGAGCCCGACAAACATCCTGCAGCATGCAGCGGTGTGTTAGAACAACGAGAGATCACTTAATCTCTCccaatcccctcctcctcctgctgtctgtcatTTAGAGACCAGCctagtgtctccctctctccatgatTAAATAATGATGGTggtatcctctctctctctctctctctctctctctctctctctctctctctctctctctctctctctctctctctctctctctttctctcttcctcacctacCTCCAACTGGTTTTCAGAGGATGAGGATTATGTTGTGTACTACAGGTTGTTACCACAACTGTAACATCTCCACCATTTTGACTTGTTGCGGATATAAATAATTGACTTTTAGTTTTAGTTGGTGGTTTAAAATTGAATTGTCaataccccctccctctcagtggATTTGGATTTGGCAAGAATATGTCAATCCCTCTCCACCCACCTCTCTTGCATACTGTGTGGATCTGCTTAAACATTTGTTTGCTCTATTCAATGGTTTTGGCTGTATTTCGTTTGTTTTGTGCCTCAATTCCTCCTCCTGGTTCCTCTACTCCTTGGATTGCCTCTctgtgttttctttctctctctctgtctctctgactcgcCCCTCTCCAGCTTTTGGCTGGCTAGAGGGTGTCTATGCTTCTTGGTCACGGTGGTCCTGACAGCTCTGATTCCTGTCACAGCACATTAGGTTTGCCTCCCAGCAGCCACCTCCACACTACCACCCATAGCCTCTGGTGCTCCGCTCACTCCCACTCCCTCTTCACAGGctttcagccagccagcccccgGTGGCCTGATGTGTGCAGATGGGCTTTACTTTATAATAATGGTAAGAGGGAGATAGTGTGAGGGGCCCAGATGGAGTTGGGTGAGGTTGCATTCAGACACTTCCAGATCCAAGCAGAACCTTAAATAGGGGATTTACACAAAATGTTGTCCCTAGGCTGCCATAGGTTTGTAAGAACTGATCTGAGATGCACACATATTCACCCACGCATCCCACATATAACCTGAGATGCACACATATTCACCCACGCATCCCACATATAACCTGAGATGCACACATATTCACCCACGCGTCCCACATATAACCTGAGATGCACACATATTCACCCACGCATCCCACATATAACCTGAGATGCACACATATTCACCCACGCATCCCACATATAACCTGAGATGCACACATATTCACCCACGCATCCCACATATAACCTGCTAAGAGTACTTTAAAAAGATTTTTCTCTGAGGTATGGCTCTTAATGTGATTAGTCTGCCGTCTCCCTCTGGAATGACCCCTCATCCCTTAGACAATTTAAATATGCATGTGCCATTGAAAATTTATGCAGAACGTACTGTACAACATAGAtcatttacatacattttaaaTGGACTGCTCCCACCACACATGGAATAAATCTATTTAATCTTACAGATGAAACCTGTCCATgccaaacacatttttcttcACTAACTCGATGAGTCATAGTCCTGTGTTGGCTCCGTGTCTCTCTAGGGAGAGTCTCTAGTGCTAATGTTATACAtctgtgtttacagtgtgtgttttgtaagtAGCAAAGTCAGAATGAACaatcacaggtgtgtgtgtgtttgtgtgtgtgtttgtttgttttgtttggcagCCATGGGGCATTTGTTCAAGGGAAATGGGATCGCTCAGAGTTCACGCACACTAATGCCTGATGGTTTTCCAAAATGGTTACTTCTTCATGCATTGTGATGTCAAGTCCCTTTGATTTGTGGCA of the Hypomesus transpacificus isolate Combined female chromosome 18, fHypTra1, whole genome shotgun sequence genome contains:
- the LOC124481213 gene encoding amphoterin-induced protein 3, which translates into the protein MTQGLGPDSAVVLLCLLLLGCSEGTCPSICLCTADSVSCGSSSLTKLPILLPPTTSTLDLSYNRLAWLGSGSFSSLPRLDTLRLAHNQLTTLGSDVFHNASSLRHLDLSSNKLHVVEQHYFQGLWRLEELLLYNNRIIRVESGMLRGLGNLKKAYFSLNQITDFPFFSIQDHSHPFLTMLDLSSNRMTALPWEDVKALPGSVQKGLYLQNNSLACDCSMYGVFWHWEQRGFDSVKDFMDDLTCLIYGDPRAAIRFLKHSHFFQNCTLGRAVSLPVTVLISSLVVYEGERVRLDCQTSVKGKELSFTWLSPNQEYITLSTNNSLISLFPNGTLEIPAAKMNDSGMYVCTALDYKHMLNATREVNVTIVRATVDSFSTGYTTLLGCVVTLVLILMYLYLTPCRCGCCKQPLPPGMPVSTHDPSTLSSIFSPSLGQRDVAKSQSTRHVVFVESVLEEQNGCLRAALATDQPSLHWEWDTTGLN